Genomic window (Lycium barbarum isolate Lr01 chromosome 2, ASM1917538v2, whole genome shotgun sequence):
CGAGCCTATTGGTAACTCAACTTTTCAATACCATTCAACTTGATCCTTCTGTAATTGAAGCGCGTTATGGATGGAAAATCAACATTCATGAGAAGAAATTGCTAATTCTATCAGCGCGTTATGGATGGAAAATCAACATTCATGAGAAGAAATTGCTAATTCTATCATTCTCTCCATTTTATGGAACAACTTAGTTTTTCTGAGATGCTATGACTTTCTGCCTGCAGAAGGCATCCCATTTCCTTTTAACCTTATTGTACTTCAATACTATCTTGCAGAAGATGATTGCTTAAGTTAATTTAAATTTGCAGGCTTTCCAAACTTTTGCATGCTTACTACACAACACCAATTTTGATGTTTACCTTTCTTTTTTTCAGTAGATACCCAGATTAAATATGTGTTGGCAGCTGTCAAAATCCAGATTTCATGCAATTGTAACACTGCTCATACATAAGTTGGACCACCTACATGATCATGAAAACCCGTAATATTTTTGTCTTTATAGCACGTTCAAAAATGTAATTTTATGACTTTGTTCTACAAATTAATGTATTACACCAATACTTCAGTTTGATATTTCCTTTTTTGGACAATCTTACTGCACAATTAGAACCGCGATGAAATTACCTTTCCGAATGTTGGCCCTCTAAATTTTATAACCATGTCGGGAAAATGCCTGTGCTGTGCACGGGCACAGGCCATCTAGTATCTATATTTAGTTTAGTTTATTTAGACTATTAATAAGTGAAAGTTCATGGAACGACGAAGGGTATTCCGGTAATTTTATATGGTCCAACTTTTTTTCTCCGTCTAGATACATCTCTCCTTCTACATACATCCTACACAGATCCTTTTATCGCACTAGACTAGATTTTTTCTCACTCTAAAACCTCTGGAAGTGTCCTTCTTCGTCTTCACCCTCAATTTGTGTCTCTGAAAGTGTCCATCTTCGTCTTCACCCTCAATTTGTGTCTCTGGAAGTGTCCATCTTCGTCTTCACCCTTGAGGTATGCTTCTCCCTCTTGCCCTAATTTTCTTCAAATTTACCAATTTTATGGCTTAAATTCATTGTTATTGTCAGAATTTTCATGAACTCTCTCTTCAATGTTCTTTGGCTTTTTTTCCATTGTACTGCTGAGCTATTGTCTGCTGCTTCTTCCGATTTTCTGGTGGGTTCTTTTGGTTGCTTCCTTTCTTCTTATTCTTTTTGTTTGTTTGCTTAGCTTTCTGGTGGTGGGTTTGcttcaaaaaatcaaaaattgTAAAATTTTGAAATGACAAACCCGGTTGAAGAATACAGTGTTTaattttttgttgatttttgGGACTAAATTTACTGCACTTGGAATTTGGTGATTTAGTAGCCTTCTTGCTAATTTTGGGTAAAAAGTAGAGTCTTAGTTTTGATGTTGTTCCTTTGAAGCCATTACTCTAAGCAGGACTATAATGCAAATATGGAGCTTTGTTGACTAGGTTTTCTAATTTGATTGCTCCATATCGTCGGAGAAATTTGATTTATctttataatataatatataaagtACAATCTTAGTTTTGATGTTGTTCCCATGAAACCATTACTCTAAGCAGGACTATAATGAAAATATAAAGCTTTTGTTGACTGCGTTTTCTAATTTGGTTGCTCTGTATCGTCGGAGAAATTTGATTTATCTTTATAATATATAACAATCTTGTGTTGAAAGTTATATCAAAATGGTCAGCTCAAATATGACCTGTAAAAGGAACCAAATCCCATCTTTTTTGGTCAAGCAGTGAAGAAAGTGGGATTACAGGGCAGGTCCTTAGATGTTAGTGAGGTCATGTCAAGTTTGAAATTAAAGGCAGGGACTTTTGAAGTGTAGACGCACTTCCAAAACAAATGAACATTCTTCTTGTATAAATGAACAAAAAATTGTACAACATCATTGATGAGTGTTGTTTTAAACTTTTTTTCTCCTTCTAGATACATCCTAGACCCTTGTGCATGACTCTATTAACAGATGGAAACAATGATTGTCTCTGTGAGCTTCTACTCTTTAAAAAAGACATATGATGCTTGTTTTAATCAAGTATGGCTCttctttttgaatttttggagTATATGAATCTAGAATGGTAGTTGTGAAACTGTAAGTACCCTTCTTATACTTCTGTAGTACCTTCGTGCTACTATTTAAGGAAATTAATTAACTTCATCAACCAAAAGTAAGAAAAAACATTAGTCTGAGATCGCCTCCGTAAATCCTTTTggatgaaaatgagaaaatttACTTCCCGTTTGTGGAGAATAGAAAATGATAAGATATGGACTCTGCCATTTCTCCACGTGAGTTTTATCTCAATGCAAGTTCATAGCATTGAATCCCTGTCTTCCAGATATCTAACACCCAGCCGAAATTAATTACGAGCGCTAgctaaatatacaaaacatatacactgattatttatattttgtgtatattatatttatatgtatattatcTATACAGTAtgtctattatatgtatatttatatttactatacaaaacctatacatttgctggctattttATAAATTGGATTACCGAAAGACATTGGACTGTAATTATCTCATAAGTAAATGGATTAACAAATGAGAGAAAAAAGAGAATTACTCTGGATTATTCAACTAAAAGTTTGTCTCTGTTTAGGGCTATGATGTCTTGAAAAGGATTTCTGATGTAATTAGCCAGTCTAACAGAACACTGCTTGAAGATTTGAGCAGGTAAGTTTGCTTCATCCCTACTGCATGTTGTCTGCTTATCCCTAACCACGTTATTTCTGGAGCTTTAGAAGCTTCAGGAGTATTTTGTAACAATGAATATATGGTTGCTGATATTTTCATCATTTTTATGTTGCAGTAAATTCTATACAGTCATTCCTCATGATTTTGGCTTCAAGAAGATGCGTAAGTCATCTTAGTTCCTTTTCCTTTCTAGCAAAGCCTCATTTTCCCTCCTTGTCCAGCTTCATCTGCTTGCATGATCCTCCAGTCTTTCTTTTTCCCTGTGTCCTTTTTTTCCTCAGTTACTTTAGGTAGATGGTAATGGTAGTGGTTCTGTTAGATAATTTTCGTGTAACTTACTAATAGACTCATTGTCGTACTGTCAGGTGAATTTGTCATCGACACCCCTCAGAAGTTAAAACGCAAAATTGAAAtggtgacttttttttttctcttttctaaaTTCACTCCTTTTCTCTTTCCTCCTGATCATTATTCTCTATGTATTACACTGTCATAGGTGTGCATCCTCAGTTAAAGGGGTGAAAGTGTCTGCTTTGTAGTGCTTTTGGCAGTTGTAGGACTGACTGATCGTTTGATGTTTCATCAATTGTAATGTCCCTCTTGAAGCATGAATTTCTTATTACTGTTAGTTGATGTTCCCTACCAATGAGTTGGTTCTAAGTTGTCCTATTGTACGCCTTCAACTGTAGGATATGTATGTGGTTTATGCAGATGAGCTAACAAAGCATATATTAGAAAGTTGAGATTAGCTGGTGTCAGTCACAAATTATCCTCACAATGAAATTTTAGTTCAATATTTTTCTACGTTTATTCTCATGCTGCTTGTCTATTGTTTTACTTATTTCTACCTGATCTTTTTGCTGTGGTGAAACTCTTGGAAACAAAAAGGTCGAAGCTCTTGCTGAAATTGAAGTAGCAACTAAGTTATTGGAGGATAACACAAAAATACAGGTATTGCTTTGCCGAGTCCGGTTGAAAGTATTCTTTTTTGTATAGATAGATATTCTGAAagctcaaaaattaaaaaatactaTAAATTTTTTCTCCATCTTGGTGCATTATCAGTTGAATGATTCTTGATTTATCtttgaaataataaagaaaacgGTTTTGGTTGAAGCTATGTTCCAACAGATCTGGCTTTTAGCACAACTTAATTTGCTTTTGCACACAATAACTGTTTTGATGTTTGAGATATGACTCAGAATTGGCGTCATCTTCTTGTAGGAGGATCCCTTGTATTATCAATATGAACAACTTCGTTGCAAACTTATTCCAGTTGAAATTGGTTCCCAGGAATTTCAAATGGTATGAATTTTCTTTTATTGGATCTGTTACTTCACGGTCTTTTATCTTCTGATTGTTGTATTCCTTCATTCAGTGTGTTGATCAGCAAGACAAGTATGAACATTGTGTATTTTATTTGTTCATCTGGTGCATGGAGTAATCAGCACGTCATGTCTTGTACTATCTTTATTTTCGTCTTAGATTATTATTCATCTCTGGAGTGTATGAAGTTGAATGGTGTTATTTTTGGTCAGATTGAGAACTACATGAAGAACACTCATGCAAAAACACATTCTGGTTATGCTGCCAATATTGTTCAAGTATTTAGGGCGTCAAGAGAAGGTGAAACTGAAAGATTCCAGAAGGTGAACTCTGAAGTCTCATAAAATTCATTACAACAGGTTTTTCTATTTTATTAACTTTTAACTACTTCTACCACCCAAGACTGATGTAAAATCTGTGTAACTCTCTCTGTAAGCAGTTCTTTGATACAAGTAATAGGATGCTTTTATGGCATGGTTCTCGGCTCACAAACTGGGCTGGCATTCTTTCACAGGGTTGTTTG
Coding sequences:
- the LOC132628740 gene encoding poly [ADP-ribose] polymerase 2-like, yielding NLWKCPSSSSPSICVSESVHLRLHPQFVSLEVSIFVFTLEGYDVLKRISDVISQSNRTLLEDLSSKFYTVIPHDFGFKKMREFVIDTPQKLKRKIEMVEALAEIEVATKLLEDNTKIQEDPLYYQYEQLRCKLIPVEIGSQEFQMIENYMKNTHAKTHSGYAANIVQVFRASREGETERFQKFFDTSNRMLLWHGSRLTNWAGILSQGLQIAPPEAPSTGYMFGKGVYFADMFSKSANYCFASSSARDGVLLLCEVALGDMNELLSANCNADKLPSGKLSTKGVGATAPDFEKAQVLEDGVIVPLGNPKEQPNSKISALKENIGITLLLKICPILCFFKLLELRHFDAG